The following proteins are co-located in the Cyanobacteria bacterium GSL.Bin1 genome:
- a CDS encoding ABC transporter permease subunit (The N-terminal region of this protein, as described by TIGR01726, is a three transmembrane segment that identifies a subfamily of ABC transporter permease subunits, which specificities that include histidine, arginine, glutamine, glutamate, L-cystine (sic), the opines (in Agrobacterium) octopine and nopaline, etc.), translating to MASDSQQKKVPLLRDERFWKVNLQILAVAIVVAVLALLVHNLSQNMQRSGISFGFDFLENAASFGISDLPIPYSPANPYWQALLVGIINSIRIMITGVILTTLVGVTAGIVSFSENWLVRQISKVYVEIVRNTPLLLQLFFWYFAVFFSLPQVENKIELFGLIYLSKRRIAIPWPANTVEVWFSLGLVVALFIGAIFLWRSRTRKMVQLGTSGQKELLGLGIIIVSAIALIVFGLNWQFPQSPTPSAMVGGLHLSIEFSALLCGLVFYTGAFIAEIVRGGIQSVAKGQWEAARSLGLKPSLVMQLVVFPQALRAIIPALNSQYLNLAKNSSLAVAIGFPDIYSVSITTFNQTGRPVEVFLLIMAFYLLISLAISLVMNFFNTLVQLQD from the coding sequence ATGGCTAGTGATTCCCAGCAAAAAAAAGTTCCGCTGCTCCGAGATGAAAGGTTTTGGAAAGTTAATCTCCAGATTTTAGCCGTCGCAATTGTCGTTGCCGTCCTCGCCCTTTTGGTGCATAATTTAAGCCAAAATATGCAACGATCCGGGATTTCTTTTGGTTTTGATTTTTTAGAAAATGCCGCTTCTTTTGGAATTAGCGATTTACCGATTCCTTACAGTCCGGCTAATCCTTACTGGCAAGCTTTACTGGTTGGAATTATTAATTCGATCAGGATTATGATTACTGGCGTTATTCTCACCACTTTGGTCGGTGTAACCGCAGGGATCGTCAGTTTTTCTGAAAATTGGTTGGTGCGACAAATCAGTAAAGTTTATGTCGAAATTGTCAGAAATACTCCTTTATTATTGCAACTATTTTTCTGGTATTTTGCGGTATTTTTTAGCTTACCGCAAGTAGAAAATAAAATCGAATTATTTGGATTAATTTATCTGAGCAAACGCCGGATTGCCATTCCTTGGCCAGCCAATACAGTGGAAGTTTGGTTCAGTTTAGGTCTGGTGGTGGCTTTATTCATTGGAGCAATTTTTCTCTGGCGATCGCGCACGCGAAAGATGGTACAACTGGGAACGTCTGGTCAAAAAGAATTGCTTGGATTAGGGATCATTATTGTCAGCGCGATCGCGCTGATTGTTTTTGGCTTAAACTGGCAATTTCCCCAATCTCCCACCCCCTCAGCAATGGTCGGCGGTTTGCACTTATCCATCGAATTCTCAGCCCTGCTGTGCGGTTTAGTCTTCTATACAGGCGCATTTATCGCAGAAATTGTCCGTGGGGGGATTCAATCGGTGGCGAAAGGGCAATGGGAAGCAGCGCGATCGTTGGGACTTAAACCCAGTTTAGTCATGCAGTTAGTCGTATTTCCCCAAGCCCTAAGAGCGATTATTCCGGCTTTAAATAGTCAATACCTCAACCTTGCCAAAAACTCTAGTTTAGCGGTTGCGATTGGGTTTCCTGACATTTACTCGGTTTCCATTACCACCTTCAATCAAACCGGTCGCCCGGTGGAAGTCTTTTTACTGATCATGGCATTTTACTTGTTGATCAGCTTAGCCATTTCCCTGGTTATGAATTTCTTCAATACCCTCGTTCAACTTCAAGATTAA
- a CDS encoding 3-dehydroquinate synthase, producing the protein MTKTTSAVKAFIATYNNEPLTDKDLDSAVEAIVCSTPFRHLLLSLIDNDVFSAELGEEFAQAGVIESLAACRQLRTCLNHSLSHFFGLIAQLISGFDELAGSEWYTFSNRIHSSELATTKLLARLLRSQDGKFYDELSSRLVETDPHAIYPTSSYRQSQGSVVSTEDDQNVEAVMSTSTFTSIKVLENCLDPQETVLRDMYVSLGRCVCLVDQNVERYYGEQIENYFEYHEIKLDKLVYRAMEVDKGIHTVERMLGDFKRLGVSRNEPVLIMGGGVLTDTGGLACALYHRNTPYVMLSTSIVAGIDAGPSPRTCCDGFGYKNLFGAYHAPILSLTDRSFFKTLREGWLRHGIAEILKMAAVKDAELFSYLEQAGQELITTRFGTLNCERHDKISVLSQKILGAAMRSYVEAEYDNLYETHQCRPHAYGHTWSPGFEIEAGLLHGHAVAIGMGFGAYLSYRNNWLSAKDFHRILNLISSFGLSLWHDVLLNKETVWAAQEKMVQKRGGNLAAPLPKGEIGKCGYLNQLTRNELDRAIAQYQEICAEYPRHGLGIEPHCHDVGLENPATIGHHLPVESPEAAEELFSTV; encoded by the coding sequence ATGACCAAGACAACCTCTGCTGTGAAAGCTTTTATCGCCACTTATAACAATGAGCCTTTGACTGACAAAGACCTCGATAGTGCTGTTGAAGCAATTGTTTGCAGTACTCCTTTTAGGCACTTACTTCTATCACTGATTGACAACGATGTTTTCTCAGCTGAGCTGGGAGAAGAGTTTGCACAAGCCGGTGTGATTGAAAGCTTAGCCGCCTGTCGCCAACTGCGGACTTGTCTTAACCACTCTCTCAGTCACTTCTTTGGCTTAATTGCCCAACTGATCTCTGGTTTTGATGAACTTGCCGGATCAGAGTGGTACACCTTTTCTAACCGCATTCACTCTTCTGAACTGGCAACAACCAAACTGCTGGCTCGACTCTTGCGTAGTCAAGATGGGAAGTTTTACGACGAGCTGTCTTCACGTCTGGTTGAAACTGATCCTCACGCCATTTATCCCACGTCCAGCTATCGTCAAAGTCAAGGTTCCGTCGTTAGTACCGAGGACGACCAAAACGTGGAAGCAGTGATGAGCACCAGTACTTTTACTTCCATTAAAGTGCTGGAAAATTGCCTCGATCCGCAAGAGACAGTTTTAAGAGATATGTATGTTTCTCTGGGTCGCTGTGTGTGTTTAGTGGATCAGAATGTGGAACGCTACTATGGCGAGCAAATTGAGAATTATTTTGAGTATCACGAGATTAAGTTAGATAAATTAGTCTATCGCGCCATGGAAGTGGATAAAGGCATTCACACGGTTGAAAGAATGCTCGGTGACTTCAAACGTCTTGGTGTCTCTCGTAATGAACCCGTCTTGATTATGGGGGGCGGTGTCTTAACGGATACTGGCGGTTTAGCTTGCGCTCTTTATCACCGCAACACGCCTTATGTTATGCTTTCTACCTCCATTGTCGCTGGGATTGATGCGGGTCCTTCCCCTCGCACCTGCTGTGATGGCTTTGGATACAAGAACCTTTTTGGGGCTTACCATGCACCGATTCTATCTTTAACCGATCGCTCTTTCTTCAAAACGTTGCGAGAAGGATGGTTACGACACGGCATTGCTGAGATTCTCAAAATGGCGGCGGTTAAAGATGCAGAATTATTCAGTTACCTAGAACAAGCAGGGCAAGAGTTGATTACGACCCGTTTCGGCACACTTAACTGTGAACGACATGACAAAATTAGTGTCCTCTCTCAGAAAATTCTGGGGGCAGCGATGCGAAGCTATGTGGAAGCTGAGTATGATAACCTCTACGAAACCCATCAGTGCCGCCCTCATGCCTATGGGCATACTTGGTCGCCAGGGTTTGAAATTGAAGCCGGGTTACTGCACGGACACGCCGTTGCCATTGGCATGGGCTTTGGTGCTTACTTGAGTTATCGCAATAACTGGCTAAGCGCTAAAGACTTCCATCGCATTCTCAATTTGATCAGTTCCTTTGGCTTGAGTCTCTGGCATGATGTGCTCTTAAATAAAGAAACGGTTTGGGCTGCCCAAGAAAAAATGGTACAAAAACGCGGTGGAAATTTAGCCGCACCCCTGCCAAAAGGAGAAATTGGCAAATGCGGCTATCTCAATCAGCTCACTCGCAATGAACTCGATCGCGCGATCGCGCAATATCAAGAGATTTGTGCCGAGTATCCCCGCCATGGCCTTGGCATTGAACCTCACTGTCATGATGTGGGCTTAGAAAATCCCGCTACCATTGGTCATCATCTACCCGTCGAATCGCCTGAAGCAGCAGAAGAACTATTCTCTACCGTCTAA
- a CDS encoding ATP-binding cassette domain-containing protein: MTQSENQTLPTTANPDDYAIIASNVHKWYANNFHVLRGVSLAIKRGEVVVIMGPSGSGKSTFIRTFNALEPYQKGRIVIDGIALSHDLKNIEAIRQEVGMVFQQFNLFPHLSVLQNVTLAPIWVRRWKAAKAEEIAMQLLERVGILEQAKKYPGQLSGGQQQRVAIARALAMQPKIMLFDEPTSALDPEMVREVLDTMRSLADDGMTMVCVSHEVGFAREVADRVVLMAEGLLVEENTPEDFFNHPKEERTQQFLSQIL; the protein is encoded by the coding sequence ATGACTCAATCGGAAAATCAAACCTTACCAACAACAGCCAATCCAGACGATTACGCCATTATCGCCAGTAACGTTCATAAATGGTATGCCAATAATTTCCATGTGTTACGAGGCGTTAGCTTGGCAATTAAACGAGGAGAAGTCGTCGTCATTATGGGACCTTCCGGTTCCGGAAAATCGACTTTTATTCGTACCTTTAATGCTTTAGAACCCTATCAAAAAGGAAGGATTGTTATTGATGGCATCGCCCTATCTCACGATTTAAAAAATATTGAAGCGATCCGACAAGAAGTGGGAATGGTCTTTCAGCAGTTTAATCTCTTCCCTCATTTGAGTGTTTTGCAAAATGTGACTTTAGCGCCGATTTGGGTCCGTCGCTGGAAAGCAGCAAAAGCCGAAGAAATTGCCATGCAACTGTTAGAAAGAGTCGGGATTTTAGAACAGGCGAAAAAATATCCGGGTCAGCTATCCGGCGGACAACAGCAACGGGTCGCGATCGCGCGGGCATTAGCCATGCAACCGAAAATTATGCTATTTGACGAACCAACTTCAGCCTTAGACCCGGAAATGGTGCGAGAAGTTTTAGATACCATGCGCTCTCTTGCCGATGATGGGATGACAATGGTCTGTGTGTCTCATGAAGTGGGTTTTGCCAGAGAAGTTGCCGATCGCGTGGTGTTAATGGCAGAGGGGTTATTGGTTGAAGAAAACACCCCAGAAGACTTTTTTAATCATCCCAAAGAAGAACGCACTCAACAATTTTTATCACAAATCTTATAG
- the trmD gene encoding tRNA (guanosine(37)-N1)-methyltransferase TrmD, translated as MRFDVITLFPDFFHSPLSSGIVGRALQKQIAEVNFVNPRDFAFDKHRRVDDEPYGGGVGMLLKPEPIFAAVESLPQRPNQEVILMTPQGEPMNQPLLRELAADFEQLVLICGHYEGVDERIRENLVTREVSLGDFILTCGEIPALALINGVIRLLPGTIGKADSLKAESFETELLDYPQYTKPAIFRGWEVPPVLRSGNHGAIARWRQEQQIKRTQERRPDLWEKWKNQQSS; from the coding sequence GTGCGTTTTGACGTTATTACCTTATTTCCTGATTTCTTTCACTCTCCCCTCAGTTCTGGGATAGTGGGAAGAGCACTCCAAAAACAGATTGCTGAAGTCAATTTCGTCAACCCTCGGGATTTTGCCTTTGATAAGCATCGTCGGGTGGATGATGAACCTTACGGGGGAGGGGTTGGAATGTTATTAAAACCAGAACCGATTTTTGCAGCTGTGGAATCGCTTCCGCAACGTCCCAATCAAGAAGTCATTTTGATGACCCCCCAAGGGGAACCAATGAATCAGCCCTTGTTGCGAGAACTAGCGGCGGATTTTGAGCAGTTGGTATTAATTTGCGGTCATTATGAAGGGGTGGATGAACGGATTCGGGAAAACTTAGTGACTCGTGAGGTGTCATTAGGAGATTTTATTCTCACTTGTGGGGAGATTCCAGCCTTAGCATTGATTAATGGGGTGATTCGTTTACTACCAGGGACGATTGGTAAGGCAGATTCTCTCAAAGCCGAGAGCTTTGAAACGGAATTGCTTGATTATCCGCAATATACGAAACCAGCTATTTTCCGAGGTTGGGAAGTGCCACCGGTGTTACGGTCAGGGAATCATGGCGCGATCGCGCGCTGGCGACAAGAACAACAAATTAAGCGCACCCAAGAACGTCGTCCAGATTTGTGGGAAAAATGGAAAAATCAGCAATCATCGTGA
- a CDS encoding glycosyltransferase: protein MENSYYKISLIIPTRNRSLELERLLESLKDYGWMTRSDIEIIVIDNAPDDLKTSESMFFIQKS, encoded by the coding sequence ATGGAAAATTCTTACTATAAAATCAGTTTGATAATACCAACGAGAAATCGCTCTTTGGAGTTAGAACGACTACTTGAAAGTCTAAAAGATTATGGCTGGATGACAAGAAGTGATATTGAGATCATAGTTATTGACAATGCTCCTGATGATTTAAAGACATCCGAATCTATGTTCTTTATACAAAAAAGTTGA
- a CDS encoding cyclic nucleotide-binding domain-containing protein, whose product MLNFLVFQALAIGLVSACSLPLGALTARFWQPGERALAFLIAFGGGALLSALVIDLVNPAVEAGYFFPLALGCIFGGLLFLGLNQLINTYGGFLRKDSITAHYFHARRQRRFKQMLSNMGRIDVFQQLAPGDIQQLANMVFSRKYPAGTRVYHSSEPSEGLYIIEEGAVELLDPENTARVVKKLEKNDAFGRMAFFTGAPHASIAITTTDTQLWILPKPAFDRLLKTSPTLVEAVKRFLRSDEIALYLQKRQGMTPQKVQAWVKHAIRELETRSAPQEVISIELRATAPRCMRSINVGKDSP is encoded by the coding sequence ATGTTAAACTTTCTCGTGTTTCAAGCGCTAGCCATCGGCTTGGTGAGTGCCTGTTCCTTGCCCCTTGGCGCACTAACTGCTCGCTTTTGGCAACCGGGAGAACGTGCCTTGGCATTTTTAATTGCGTTTGGCGGTGGCGCCTTACTGTCAGCTTTGGTCATTGATTTGGTCAATCCGGCAGTAGAAGCAGGATATTTTTTTCCCCTGGCACTGGGGTGCATTTTCGGGGGATTGCTCTTTCTGGGTTTGAATCAATTGATCAATACCTATGGCGGATTTCTCCGAAAAGACTCCATTACTGCTCATTACTTTCACGCGCGCAGACAGCGCCGCTTCAAGCAGATGCTATCTAATATGGGTCGGATTGATGTTTTCCAGCAGTTGGCACCGGGAGATATTCAACAGTTGGCAAATATGGTTTTTAGTCGCAAATATCCTGCAGGAACCCGAGTTTATCACTCCAGTGAACCCTCGGAAGGGCTTTATATCATCGAAGAAGGTGCAGTTGAACTATTGGATCCAGAAAACACTGCCCGTGTCGTTAAGAAATTAGAGAAAAATGATGCTTTCGGTCGGATGGCATTTTTTACTGGTGCGCCTCATGCCAGCATTGCCATAACCACAACTGATACGCAACTTTGGATTTTACCTAAACCTGCTTTTGACCGATTGCTTAAGACGTCTCCGACTTTGGTGGAGGCAGTGAAGCGTTTTCTCAGGAGTGATGAGATTGCTCTTTATCTGCAAAAGCGACAGGGAATGACCCCGCAAAAAGTGCAAGCATGGGTCAAGCATGCTATTAGAGAACTTGAAACTCGCAGTGCGCCGCAAGAAGTGATCTCAATTGAGCTTCGGGCGACAGCCCCGCGTTGTATGCGAAGCATCAACGTCGGGAAGGATAGCCCGTGA
- a CDS encoding transporter substrate-binding domain-containing protein, with amino-acid sequence MHKWSGLLLAVTLLASSVTACANNSETASDAGGTSNQQSATATSGQSRLDIVLERGTLICGVEGNIPGFSFVDETGEYSGLDVDVCRAIAAALFNDPNAIEFRNLTSSERFEALKGGEVDLLSRNTTWTTSRDTQVGAEFAPTTFYDGQGMMVRKESGIKTLEDMAGKSICVETGTTTELNLTDNMRQRNVNFEPVVFQEANAAYAAYSEGRCEGMTSDKSQLLARRSTLPNPEEHELLAVTMSKEPLGPVTINNDSAWFDVVKWVTYSLIQAEEFGITQENVEEQKSVDDPNVRRFLGVEGSLGEDMGIANDFTARAIASVGNYGEIYDRNLGQSSQFELERGLNALWTDGGLLYSPPFR; translated from the coding sequence ATGCACAAGTGGAGTGGATTGCTGCTCGCCGTTACGCTTTTGGCCTCCTCAGTAACGGCTTGCGCCAATAATTCAGAAACTGCCTCTGATGCCGGAGGAACTAGTAATCAACAATCAGCAACGGCGACGAGTGGTCAAAGTCGCTTGGATATCGTTTTAGAGCGCGGTACTTTGATTTGTGGGGTTGAGGGCAATATTCCCGGCTTTAGTTTTGTGGATGAAACGGGCGAATATTCTGGTTTAGATGTTGATGTTTGCCGGGCGATCGCGGCTGCCTTATTTAATGATCCAAACGCCATTGAATTTCGGAACCTCACTTCTTCAGAACGGTTTGAAGCATTAAAAGGAGGGGAAGTTGATCTCCTCTCGCGCAACACAACCTGGACCACGAGCCGTGATACCCAAGTCGGGGCAGAATTTGCTCCCACAACTTTTTATGACGGTCAAGGAATGATGGTGCGCAAAGAGAGCGGTATTAAAACTCTAGAGGATATGGCAGGAAAGTCAATTTGTGTAGAGACTGGGACGACAACCGAGCTTAACCTCACTGATAATATGCGTCAGCGCAACGTTAATTTTGAGCCAGTGGTTTTTCAAGAAGCCAATGCGGCTTATGCCGCCTACTCAGAAGGACGGTGTGAGGGCATGACCTCTGATAAATCGCAACTGTTAGCACGTCGCAGTACTCTCCCGAACCCGGAAGAACATGAACTGTTAGCGGTCACTATGTCTAAAGAACCGCTGGGACCCGTGACCATTAACAATGATTCTGCGTGGTTTGATGTTGTGAAATGGGTAACTTATTCTCTGATCCAAGCGGAAGAATTTGGCATTACTCAAGAGAATGTTGAGGAACAAAAATCCGTAGACGATCCGAATGTCCGACGATTTTTAGGCGTTGAAGGCAGTTTGGGCGAAGATATGGGAATTGCCAATGACTTTACTGCTCGCGCGATCGCGTCTGTCGGGAATTATGGGGAAATTTATGACCGCAACTTAGGTCAGTCCTCTCAGTTTGAGTTGGAAAGAGGCTTAAATGCTTTGTGGACAGATGGAGGCTTACTCTACTCTCCTCCCTTCCGCTAA
- a CDS encoding HAD-IA family hydrolase, whose protein sequence is MINTIIFDAEGVVVDSEVIWDKEQKIFLNRRGYIYDRDKIKHLVTGQSLRESTATIQKFYGFNESMDNMLVERKTIMCELLESQITFINGFKDFFEQISDSYSVCIATSLDRGILTFIDRKLELFELFNGNVFSISDVNYISKPKPDIFLYSAKKMKVNPLNCVVIEDSPHGIEAARQACMKCIALSTTYEAEKLTSANLVVSSYKKINLGSI, encoded by the coding sequence ATGATTAACACTATTATTTTTGATGCTGAAGGCGTTGTTGTTGACAGCGAAGTTATCTGGGACAAAGAACAGAAAATATTCTTAAACCGTAGAGGATATATCTATGATCGAGATAAAATCAAGCATTTGGTAACTGGGCAGTCTCTTCGAGAGAGTACGGCTACTATTCAGAAATTTTATGGTTTTAATGAAAGTATGGATAATATGCTCGTTGAAAGAAAAACTATAATGTGTGAACTTTTGGAATCCCAAATCACCTTCATCAATGGATTTAAGGATTTTTTTGAACAGATCTCAGATTCATATAGCGTCTGTATTGCAACTTCTTTAGATAGAGGTATCTTAACCTTTATTGATCGTAAGTTGGAATTGTTTGAACTGTTTAATGGCAATGTATTTTCAATATCCGATGTTAACTATATATCGAAACCTAAGCCTGATATTTTTTTGTATTCTGCTAAGAAAATGAAAGTTAATCCTTTAAATTGTGTTGTCATTGAAGACTCGCCACATGGGATTGAAGCCGCCAGGCAAGCTTGTATGAAATGTATTGCACTTAGCACTACTTATGAGGCTGAAAAATTAACGTCGGCAAATTTGGTTGTCAGTTCTTATAAAAAAATTAATCTAGGTAGTATATAG
- a CDS encoding ABC transporter permease subunit (The N-terminal region of this protein, as described by TIGR01726, is a three transmembrane segment that identifies a subfamily of ABC transporter permease subunits, which specificities that include histidine, arginine, glutamine, glutamate, L-cystine (sic), the opines (in Agrobacterium) octopine and nopaline, etc.), which produces MSNAEVSPSSVAPPKANLGPKAWLRQNLFSSWHNSLLTVIVLSIFAWILWNLATWATTSAQWEIIKVNLPLFFVGRFPQAQYWRIWTILALIASCSGFSWGVIARGVPKLLSRNILIGLAVAGIGLISLPTAVPFKLLNLAMLGLIIVTAWGGKQLGHLLPAVGSWLSLIWMALFLISFWLLRGGFGLEVIPTNDWGGLTLTLLASVISIVVCFPIGVGLALARQSSLPAVRWLSTLYIEVIRGVPLVSILFMGQVIFPLFLPEGVRPDRVFRAIAGLSLFYAAYVAEDVRGGLQSLPRGQTEAAKALGLNPVLLTSLIILPQALKISLPSLVGQFISLFQDTTLLAIVGLVELLGITRNILAQPQFLGRYAEAYLFDGLLFWIFCYAMSRASRKLEAALNTDHS; this is translated from the coding sequence ATGTCTAACGCTGAAGTTTCTCCCTCTTCCGTTGCCCCACCTAAAGCCAATCTGGGACCGAAAGCCTGGTTGCGTCAAAATCTTTTTAGCAGTTGGCACAATAGTTTATTAACGGTCATTGTCCTCAGCATTTTTGCTTGGATCCTTTGGAATCTCGCGACTTGGGCAACCACAAGCGCCCAGTGGGAAATTATTAAAGTGAATTTACCCCTATTTTTTGTGGGTCGCTTTCCACAAGCCCAATATTGGCGAATCTGGACCATCCTGGCTTTGATTGCGAGTTGTTCTGGCTTCTCTTGGGGGGTGATTGCCAGAGGAGTCCCCAAACTATTGAGTCGCAATATTTTAATCGGCCTTGCGGTTGCGGGAATTGGATTAATTTCTTTACCCACAGCAGTGCCTTTTAAGCTCTTAAACTTAGCCATGCTCGGGTTAATCATTGTAACCGCTTGGGGCGGAAAGCAACTGGGTCATCTTCTCCCAGCAGTGGGAAGCTGGTTGAGTTTGATCTGGATGGCTCTATTTTTGATCAGTTTTTGGTTATTAAGAGGAGGGTTCGGACTAGAAGTGATCCCCACTAATGACTGGGGTGGCTTAACCTTAACCCTACTTGCTTCTGTGATCAGTATTGTCGTTTGTTTTCCGATTGGAGTGGGGTTGGCACTGGCCAGACAGAGTTCGCTGCCGGCAGTACGGTGGTTATCAACGCTTTATATTGAAGTGATTCGTGGCGTGCCTTTGGTTTCCATTTTATTTATGGGACAAGTCATCTTTCCTTTGTTTTTACCCGAAGGAGTCAGACCAGATCGCGTTTTCCGCGCGATCGCGGGCTTAAGTCTGTTTTACGCTGCTTATGTTGCCGAAGATGTCCGGGGAGGATTGCAGTCTCTCCCGAGAGGGCAAACTGAAGCGGCTAAAGCCTTGGGTTTGAATCCGGTTCTCCTCACTAGCCTCATTATTCTTCCCCAAGCGTTAAAAATCTCTCTTCCTTCGCTGGTGGGGCAGTTTATTAGTTTATTTCAAGATACAACCCTCCTCGCCATTGTCGGTCTCGTCGAGTTATTAGGGATTACACGAAATATTTTGGCGCAACCGCAGTTTTTAGGACGTTATGCAGAGGCTTATTTATTTGATGGGCTTTTGTTCTGGATATTTTGTTATGCCATGTCTCGTGCCAGTCGCAAACTTGAAGCTGCCCTGAATACCGATCATTCTTAG
- a CDS encoding prolyl oligopeptidase family serine peptidase — MLKKLLVTLSSLAFSLALTAPAHADIVQEPIVYTIDEQPYEGYYAINEGLGKSQPVVLLIHDWDGIGEYEKRRVQMLAEQGYAAFAIDLYGQGIRPETTEESQAESNKLYSDRETMRQRLFAGLQEAQNLPGIDGSRVVVIGYCFGGASALEFARAGAGLNGFVSFHGGLETPDNQNYEQVQAPVLILHGSDDPVAPMEQVAALAQAMNEAEVDYQMELYGGVRHSFTVWGAQGDSSQYDATADLASWEALLSFLEKQLR; from the coding sequence ATGCTCAAAAAACTCTTAGTAACACTTAGTAGTCTTGCATTTTCTTTGGCATTGACGGCACCCGCTCACGCGGATATTGTCCAAGAGCCCATTGTTTATACAATTGATGAACAACCTTATGAAGGTTATTACGCCATTAATGAAGGGTTGGGGAAAAGCCAACCCGTCGTCCTTCTCATTCATGACTGGGATGGGATTGGTGAGTATGAAAAACGTCGGGTGCAGATGCTAGCAGAACAGGGATATGCTGCCTTTGCCATTGATTTGTATGGTCAAGGCATTAGACCCGAAACGACTGAGGAATCACAAGCGGAAAGCAATAAACTATACAGCGATCGCGAAACGATGCGCCAACGACTTTTTGCCGGGCTGCAAGAAGCGCAAAACTTACCTGGAATTGATGGTTCAAGAGTCGTTGTGATCGGTTATTGTTTTGGTGGCGCATCCGCCCTCGAATTTGCTCGGGCTGGAGCAGGTCTTAATGGGTTTGTGAGCTTTCATGGTGGCTTAGAAACCCCAGACAATCAAAATTATGAACAAGTCCAAGCACCAGTGCTCATTTTACATGGATCGGACGACCCTGTTGCCCCGATGGAACAAGTTGCGGCTTTAGCCCAAGCCATGAATGAAGCCGAGGTTGATTATCAAATGGAACTTTATGGGGGAGTCCGTCATTCCTTTACGGTTTGGGGAGCACAAGGCGATAGTTCTCAATATGATGCAACGGCTGATTTAGCGTCTTGGGAGGCGTTACTCTCTTTTCTTGAAAAACAATTGCGTTAA